In Bufo gargarizans isolate SCDJY-AF-19 chromosome 5, ASM1485885v1, whole genome shotgun sequence, the following are encoded in one genomic region:
- the CYRIB gene encoding CYFIP-related Rac1 interactor B isoform X1, with protein MGNLLKVLTCTDLEQGPNFFLDFEYAQPTESEKDIYNQVNVVLKDAEGILDDLQSYRGAGLEIREAIQHATDDKLQEKAWGAVVPLVGKLKKFYEFSQRLEAALRGLLGALTSTPYSPTQHLEREQALAKQFAEILHFTLRFDELKMTNPAIQNDFSYYRRTLSRMRINNVPAEGENEVNNELANRMSLFYAEATPMLKTLSDATTKFVSENKNLPIENTTDCLSTMASVCRVMLETPEYRSRFTNEETVSFCLRVMVGVIILYDHVHPVGAFAKMSKIDMKGCIKVLKEQPPNSVEGLLNALRYTTKHLNDETTSKQIKAMLQ; from the exons ATGCTCAACCTACAGAGTCCGAGAAAGATATTTATAACCAGGTGAATGTAGTATTAAAGGACGCGGAGGGCATCTTGGATGACTTACAGTCCTACCGAGGAGCAGGTCTGGAGATCCGAGAG GCAATACAGCATGCTACTGATGACAAATTACAGGAGAAAGCCTGGGGAGCAGTGGTCCCTCTAGTCGGAAAACTAAAAAAGTTTTATGAATTCTCTCAAAGGCTAG AGGCGGCATTGCGTGGTCTCCTCGGGGCACTCACTAGCACTCCCTACTCCCCGACACAGCACCTGGAGCGAGAGCAGGCTCTTGCCAAACAGTTTGCCGAAATCCTTCACTTTACTCTGCGGTTCGATGAGCTTAAG ATGACAAACCCTGCCATACAGAACGACTTCAGCTATTACAGAAGAACTTTGAGCCGCATGCGGATTAACAATGTCCCG GCAGAAGGAGAAAACGAAGTAAATAATGAACTGGCCAATAGAATGTCGTTGTTCTACGCTGAGGCCACGCCCATGCTGAAAACCTTAAGTGACGCCACAACAAAGTTTGTATCGGAG AACAAGAACTTACCTATAGAAAATACCACTGATTGTCTAAGCACCATGGCCAGTGTGTGTCGGGTAATGCTGGAAACACC GGAATACAGGAGTCGGTTTACAAATGAAGAGACCGTGTCCTTCTGTCTGAGAGTGATGGTGGGAGTCATCATACTGTACGACCACGTGCATCCCGTGGGAGCCTTCGCCAAAATGTCAAAGATTGAT ATGAAAGGCTGCATCAAGGTTCTCAAAGAACAGCCCCCCAACAGTGTAGAAGGTCTTCTCAACGCTCTCAG GTACACAACAAAACATTTGAATGACGAGACTACCTCGAAGCAAATCAAGGCAATGCTGCAATAA
- the CYRIB gene encoding CYFIP-related Rac1 interactor B isoform X2, whose protein sequence is MGNLIKVLTRDLDHNAAHFFLDFENAQPTESEKDIYNQVNVVLKDAEGILDDLQSYRGAGLEIREAIQHATDDKLQEKAWGAVVPLVGKLKKFYEFSQRLEAALRGLLGALTSTPYSPTQHLEREQALAKQFAEILHFTLRFDELKMTNPAIQNDFSYYRRTLSRMRINNVPAEGENEVNNELANRMSLFYAEATPMLKTLSDATTKFVSENKNLPIENTTDCLSTMASVCRVMLETPEYRSRFTNEETVSFCLRVMVGVIILYDHVHPVGAFAKMSKIDMKGCIKVLKEQPPNSVEGLLNALRYTTKHLNDETTSKQIKAMLQ, encoded by the exons ATGCTCAACCTACAGAGTCCGAGAAAGATATTTATAACCAGGTGAATGTAGTATTAAAGGACGCGGAGGGCATCTTGGATGACTTACAGTCCTACCGAGGAGCAGGTCTGGAGATCCGAGAG GCAATACAGCATGCTACTGATGACAAATTACAGGAGAAAGCCTGGGGAGCAGTGGTCCCTCTAGTCGGAAAACTAAAAAAGTTTTATGAATTCTCTCAAAGGCTAG AGGCGGCATTGCGTGGTCTCCTCGGGGCACTCACTAGCACTCCCTACTCCCCGACACAGCACCTGGAGCGAGAGCAGGCTCTTGCCAAACAGTTTGCCGAAATCCTTCACTTTACTCTGCGGTTCGATGAGCTTAAG ATGACAAACCCTGCCATACAGAACGACTTCAGCTATTACAGAAGAACTTTGAGCCGCATGCGGATTAACAATGTCCCG GCAGAAGGAGAAAACGAAGTAAATAATGAACTGGCCAATAGAATGTCGTTGTTCTACGCTGAGGCCACGCCCATGCTGAAAACCTTAAGTGACGCCACAACAAAGTTTGTATCGGAG AACAAGAACTTACCTATAGAAAATACCACTGATTGTCTAAGCACCATGGCCAGTGTGTGTCGGGTAATGCTGGAAACACC GGAATACAGGAGTCGGTTTACAAATGAAGAGACCGTGTCCTTCTGTCTGAGAGTGATGGTGGGAGTCATCATACTGTACGACCACGTGCATCCCGTGGGAGCCTTCGCCAAAATGTCAAAGATTGAT ATGAAAGGCTGCATCAAGGTTCTCAAAGAACAGCCCCCCAACAGTGTAGAAGGTCTTCTCAACGCTCTCAG GTACACAACAAAACATTTGAATGACGAGACTACCTCGAAGCAAATCAAGGCAATGCTGCAATAA